The following are from one region of the Nicotiana tabacum cultivar K326 chromosome 3, ASM71507v2, whole genome shotgun sequence genome:
- the LOC107786057 gene encoding glucan endo-1,3-beta-glucosidase 11-like: MDGPLRRTSFLRILVTFFLLLSGLNIIREVDSLGINYGQVANNLPPPEKVLQLLHALKITKARIYDTNPQVLTAFANSNIELIVTVENQMLATLGDQQQALQWVTTHIRPYFPATNITGIAVGNEIFTDEDTSLMTYLVPAMVNIHSALIKTGLSQYIQVSSPNSLAVLANSYPPSAGTFRTDLNGIMQQFLQFLVTTRAPFWINAYPYFAYKDNPNKISLDYVLFNSNQGMIDPYTRLHYDNMLYAQVDAAIFAIARMGFNGLEVKISETGWPSKGDSNEIGATFQNAAIYNRNILRRQLLNEGTPLRPNVRLDIYVFALFNEDQKPGPTSERNYGLFQPDGTMAYNVGLLSTTSTTTSSTNSEPASASSFLASSAPPMVKQVRYQSLANWMILGYFCWLCKR, translated from the exons ATGGATGGCCCTTTGAGAAGAACTTCATTCTTGCGAATTCTTGTAACATTCTTTCTCCTTTTATCAG GTTTGAACATTATTAGAGAAGTAGATTCACTTGGGATTAATTATGGTCAAGTTGCAAACAACTTACCACCACCAGAAAAAGTTCTTCAACTTTTGCATGCTCTCAAGATAACAAAGGCAAGAATTTATGATACAAATCCTCAAGTGTTGACTGCATTTGCCAACTCCAACATAGAGCTAATTGTGACAGTGGAAAATCAAATGCTAGCCACATTAGGCGATCAGCAACAAGCCCTTCAGTGGGTTACTACTCATATTAGGCCATATTTTCCAGCCACAAACATCACAGGAATCGCGGTAGGGAACGAGATTTTCACAGATGAAGATACATCTTTAATGACATATCTTGTCCCAGCAATGGTTAACATTCATTCAGCACTTATTAAAACAGGACTTAGCCAATATATTCAAGTCTCTTCTCCTAATTCACTAGCAGTTTTAGCAAACTCTTATCCACCATCAGCTGGTACTTTTAGGACTGATCTTAATGGTATTATGCAACAATTCTTGCAATTCTTGGTTACAACAAGAGCACCTTTTTGGATCAATGCATATCCTTATTTTGCATACAAAGACAATCCCAACAAAATCTCCTTAGACTATGTGCTATTCAATTCCAATCAAGGAATGATTGATCCTTACACGAGACTACATTATGACAACATGTTGTATGCACAAGTGGATGCAGCTATATTTGCTATAGCAAGAATGGGATTTAATGGTTTAGAAGTTAAGATTTCTGAGACAGGTTGGCCATCTAAAGGTGACTCTAATGAAATTGGTGCAACCTTTCAAAATGCAGCTATTTATAATAGGAATATTTTGAGAAGGCAATTGCTTAATGAAGGGACACCTTTGAGACCTaatgttagattggatatttatGTGTTTGCTCTATTCAATGAAGACCAAAAGCCAGGACCAACTTCTGAGAGAAATTATGGTTTGTTTCAACCTGATGGAACTATGGCTTATAATGTTGGGTTATTATCAACTACTTCTACAACAACTTCTTCAACTAATTCAGAGCCAGCATCAGCTTCCAGTTTCCTTGCTTCCTCTGCTCCCCCTATG GTGAAACAAGTGAGATATCAAAGCTTGGCCAATTGGATGATTTTAGGGTATTTTTGCTGGCTTTGCAAGCGCTAA